Part of the Imperialibacter roseus genome, AGCCCCATCTACGCCGACCTTTCAGATGGAGCAAATGCTGGTTCTGCTAATATAGCTTCCGGCACCTATTCAGGAGTTCACACCACGTCTCTTTCAATTGCCGACGCCCCAGCCAACTTTCCTGATTCTTACATATACAAGGTGAAGGTGAAAACTGCGAGTAATTGCGCTATTTACTCTGCTGTGGCTTCAGCGAGAGTTTACAATGAGGTTTCGTTTACTTCTCAACCTTCTGATGTTTCATTATGTGCCTCATTGTCCGGCGAAACAGTATTCAATATAACTACGGGTTTTGGAAGTGCTCCAGTTCCATATCAGTGGCAGATGAATAATGGGTCAGGTTTTGTGAATTTGGAAGATTCTTCTCCTTACTCCGGAGTGCTTACCCGTACACTTCATATAGCCAACAGCGGAATCACCGCTGATATGAGCGGCTACAAATTCAGGTGTTTAGTCGGGGATTGCCAAACCGAACATGCTTCTTTTGAAGCCGAACTTATTGTAGACAGCAGGCCTTCCGTAATATCGCAGTCAGATAATGTAACAGTTTGTCAAAATGAGACGGCCAAGTTTTCTGTGGAAGCAAGCGGGCCTGGAGTCCTATATCGGTGGCAACAAGACACTGGCTTAGGGTTCGTTAACATAGAAGACGACGATACTTTTTTTGGATCCCAAAGTAACGAACTCAGTATTTCAAATGCAGGAGGCAGTTTTAATAGTCGAAATTATCGTTGTGTTTTGAGTACAGAAAAAGGGCTATGTAGTGAAGTAAATGTCGCTCCCCGGAAGTTGTCAGTAGTTCTCCTTCCCAATATCACTAGTCAGCCAGTTGGCAAAACGGTCTGCGAGGGAGCAAGCACAACTCTTTCTTTTTCAGTCGAAAATACCTCTACCACCTACCAGTGGCAGGCAGACGTTGCAGGTGACGGAAATTTTGTCGATTTAACAACCAACGAAACCTACCTAGCCACCAATTCACGCCAGCTTACCATCCAAAACATCCCGGCGGCCTTGAATGGCAACAAATTTCGTTGCAGAATAGGCACCTGTACTCCAGAGTCGTTTACGGATGTCGTCACATTAAAAGTAAATGCTCTCCCAAGTATTATCACGTCAGCAGTAGCACAAACTATTTGCCAGGGAGGCACAGTGGCCTTCGCTGTTGAGGCAGGCGGGTCAGAGTTGAATTATCAGTGGACTGTAAATGGGAGTGCTTTATCAGATGGAGGTATGTACTCTGGAACCAAAACATCGACCCTCACGCTTACGAACGTAACCTCTGCTGTTAACGAGGCTGCATTTGTTTGTTCTGTTTCGAACAGCTGCGCCTCTCCTCTCTTCTCCAATGAAGCGCATCTTACCGTCCAGCCCGCAAGTGTGGCAATAATAAGACATCCTTCCACCGCCCAGGTCTGTTCAGGTGAAGAAGCAACCTTTTCGATAGACGCAGGCACCAATACCGTCGTCTACCAATGGCAGGAAAGCAACGGAACTGATTTCCATGATCTTACAGAAGACGGTAATTATTCCGGTGTTAATACAGCAAATCTTTCGATTTCAAATATTTCGAGCAGCCAAAGTAGCCAAAAATACCGGTGTGTCGTCAGTACTTCTTGCCAAAGCGGCACCTCAAATCAAGCTATTTCCGAATCAGCTGAATTGGTCGTTACCAACCCAATCGTCATCAGCAGTCACCCAATAAATGTCTCCGAATGCGGTGGCACCGATGTAGTTTTTTTTGTAGAAGTTTCTTCAGGTGATGGTTTAACGTATCAATGGCAGGAAGACAGCGGGGAAGGATTTACAGACTTAACCACCACAGGCATCTATTCCAATGTCAATACAGCCAGCCTGACCCTCAGCGGAGTTACAAGCCTCCTGGATGGCCGCAGCTATCGATGCGTTCTTGGAGGGGGCTGTCAGGGTACAATTTCTAACCCTGCTCAACTTCAGATAACGAGTCCTCCTAAGCCGGAAATAACGATAAACGCATCAAATCCGGAAGCGATCATATTGCAAACAGAAGGAGGAGACAGTTATGAATGGTTCAAAAATGGTGTAACAATCACAGGAGCAACTAGTGCAGACCACATAGTAACTGTGGATGGGAGTTATACGGTCAGGATAACAAAAAACGGTTGTTTAAGCGAAATGTCAGAACCCAAGCAGGTAGTAATTACCTCCGTTGAGGGATCTTGGGGCACATCTGGGGTGAAACTGTATCCAAACCCGGTATTTAATACACTTGCCATTCAGTTTGATAGATTCGACAGCAATCAACCTGTCAGTATATCAGTCATTGATATGACCGGAAGAATAATCAAGTCATATATTACTAAAGGCCAGGCAACAATCACAATGGAGGTTGATACCTTACATGAGGGGAAATACTTTGCGGTTGTGAAACAACACAATACGACTACCGTCGTGCGGTTTATAAAACTGAATCAGTAGAAAGCCCGTCAATGTGGGAAGAGGACTTTATTTGGCGGAAAACAATACAGCGCAGGGTTGCACAGCGAATTCTGTCTAAGGTTAGCAGATACTGAGTTGGCTATTCGAAATTTTCATTGTCTGCGTAAATAGCTCAACTCCCAAAAATGTGTCTTGTTAGTCTCTTCAGCTAAATAAAAGCGGATAACTGAAGCAATGTGAACTGAATTTAAGCAATGTGTATTCTGAGTTTCAGAACCACTGCACTCGTAAGAGTAGCCCATATACGAGGCTGCTCTGATTTAACTGGCTCCATTAAATTACAGGCCATACCACTTCAAGAGGATACGACGGGGGCCTAGCGAAAAATACTGTCGGGTTCAACAACTAAGGGAAATAACCTTCCGTTTCACAGATAAAGCTTCTTCCGTTCTATCATTTCATTCACGCTGTCGGGGATCAGGTACTTCACCGACTTGCCCATTTTTATTTGTTTCCGAATGAATGTGGCCGATATGTCCAGTAAAGGAGCATCAACAATTTTCACATTTGGATGATCTTTGAGGCCTGACGGATTCGACTGGGGCCGTGGGTACACGAGCAGCCCGTGGTTCTCTAAAATGACATTAAAATTTTTCCATTTAGGAAAAGAGGCGAGATTGTCCTCCCCTATTATCAGCTTGAATTTATGCTGCGGGAGCTTGTCGGTTAAATATGCCAGGGTATCCACTGTATAGCTGGGTTTGGGCATATGAAACTCGACATCAGTGGCTTTGAAATGATAGTTGTCGTGTATAGCCGCCTGCACCAGGTCAAACCTGTCAAACTCATGCTCCAGGTTGCTTCGCTTCTTCAGTGGGTTCTGAGGGCTGACAACAAACCACACCTCTTCAATTTCGGTATTCTCCAACATAGTGTTGGCAATAATGAGGTGCCCAACATGGATAGGATTGAATGAACCAAAATAGAGACCGATATCCAATAGATTGATGTTTTGTTCCTGGCAGTACCTCGTCACACGCCAGCGAAAGTGATTCGAAAAGCTAAGCTAAAAAATCTTTCACAATTTGGAGCGACATGTCTTTAGCCTTCTGCAGGTCATCATTGAGCACGGTCACATCCAGTCGCTTTTCGAAGGTCATTTCATATTTAGCCTTCTGGAGGCGCTTTTCGAGCGTGTCTACTGTTTCTGTGTCACGCTTTTGAAGTCGTTCCTGAAGGGTGCTTAAATCAGGCACTTTCACAAATACCGCCAGGGCATCGTCTTCAAAGTATTTCTTGAGGTTGAGCGCACCGTGCACCTCCACATCAAAAATAACATCTTTTCCCAAAGCCCATATTCTGTCTATCTCTTCTTTGAGTGTGCCGTAAAAAGATCCGTTGTAGACCTCCTCCCATTCTATAAATTCGTCCCGTTCAATTTTACTCTGAAAATCGCTAAACGAGAGAAAGTAATAGTCTTTTCCATTCACCTCCTGGTTTCGAGGTTTCCTTGTTGTGGCCGAAATAGAAAAGGCAAGGGAAGGGATATGATCTAAAAGATGTTTTACCAGAGTTGTTTTACCAGAACCTGACGGAGCAGTAAAAATAATTGCTTTGCGCATTAACCTTCAGGGGCAAGAGAAACAGAAATTTTCGATTTTATGGCGTTGAGCAAATCTGCAGGGACTTCACGCTTCTCAAGCTTAGTACGCAAGATGTTTCTAATCTCCGCTTCAACTTTGTAGTTTTTTAAACAGGGCAGGCAGCTGTCGAGGTGACTCCGCAAATAATCCTCCTGAGTTGGCGACGCCTCATTATCAAGTAGCAGATGCAAAATTTCAATACATTTCACTGACTCCTTGCAGCCTTCCTTTGCAGAACTTTGTTCCATTCTCTGTCAATTTCAATCACGAAAATTACGAAAAAAATTATTTGTAGCCCATTGTCTGAGCATATGATTTTAGCTTCTCCTTCAGTAGATTTCTGGCTCTGTGCAATCTCGATCTCACGGTACCTATCGGGATGTCGAGAATTTTCGCCATCTCCTCGTAGGTAAAACCTTCCAGGTCACAAAGTATGATTACTGTTCTGAAGTCAACGTCCAGCGCATTCAGCGCATTGGAGACCTCGTCACCAATCATGTTTTGCAGAGCGTCTACTCGCAGGTCGACCGTTATATGTTCATCAACATCATCTGAGTTGTAATAAGTTTCAACTTCCTGATAATCAACTTTGGCAGGCTCCTTACTTTTCTTCCTGAAGTCGTTGATGAAGCTGTTCTTCAAGATTCGGAACAACCACGCCTTGGCGTTGGTTCCTTCCTGAAAGGAATCTATAAATCGAAAAGCTTTAAAATAAGTTTCCTGCACAAGATCCTTTGCCTCATCGTCGTCAAAAGTAAGACGGTAGGCAAAATTGTACATCGAGTCAATATGCGGCAAAAATTCCCCGTTAAAGATTTTCATCTTCTTTGAGTCACTATAGCTGTGCCGCTTTGGCCCTTCCATGGTTTCTGTTACGGTTGTTGACATGTCAATGAATTCAGCAAATTCCTTGCCCAACTGGCGGGCTATTTAGAATCAATCTCTTTTTACATAATACGACAAATCACCCAAGTTTGTTAACCAGCCTAATTTGCGAAATACGGACTGTTTTCACCTACTTTCATTCAAAATAATAAAAAAAGGCCCTTTTGCGGGCCTTTTCTCTGTCATGAAATTATGTCAGTAATTTTAGTAACGGTAATAATCAGGCTTGTATGGGCCTTCAAGAGAAACCCCTATGTATTCGGCCTGATCGGGGCTAAGTGTATCAAGTTCGCAACCAATTTTAGCCAGGTGCAGCCTTGCTACCTTCTCGTCGAGGTGCTTAGGCAATGTGTACACCGCATTTTCGTACTTGTCGGTATTTGTCCAAAGCTCCAATTGCGCCAACACCTGATTGGTAAAGCTATTTGACATTACAAACGATGGGTGACCAGTGGCACAACCAAGGTTCACCAAACGCCCTTCAGCCAAAACAAGTATCTCTGATCCTTCGATATTGTAAAGGTCTACTTGCGGCTTTATTACAACTTTTGTCTGACCGTAGTTGCTGTTTAGCCATGCCATGTCAATTTCATTGTCAAAGTGGCCAATGTTACAAACAATAGCCTTGTCCTTCATGCTTCTGAAGTGCTCTTCTTTGATGATGTCCTTGTTGCCTGTAGCGGTTACGATGATATCAGCTTCTTTAACGGCAGTGGCCATTTTCTTTACTTCGTACCCTTCCATAGCTGCCTGCAAAGCGCAGATAGGGTCGATCTCAGATACGATCACCCTGACACCACAGCTCTTAAGCGACTCGGCGGAACCTTTTCCTACGTCACCAAATCCAGCAACAACAGCCACTTTACCGGCCATCATCACGTCGGTAGCTCTGCGAATGGCATCCACCAACGACTCACGGCAACCATATTTATTGTCAAATTTAGACTTGGTCACAGAGTCGTTCACATTGATCGCAGGCATGGGCAAGGTGCCCTTTTTCATTCTTTCATACAAGCGGTGAACACCTGTGGTAGTTTCCTCAGAAAGACCTTTAATGCCTGGTACCATCTCAGGGTATTTGTCCAGCACCATATTGGTAAGGTCGCCACCATCGTCAAGGATCATATTGAGAGGTTTCCTGTCCTCACCAAAAAATAGTGTCTGCTCGATACACCAGTCAAACTCTTCGGCATTCATGCCTTTCCATGCAAACACGGGAACACCAGCGGCGGCAATAGCAGCGGCGGCATGATCCTGTGTAGAAAAGATATTACAGGAAGACCAGGTAACATCTGCACCCAGTTCAACCAGCGTTTCAATAAGAACGGCTGTTTGAATGGTCATATGCAAACAACCTGCTATACGGGCTCCTTTAAGAGGCTTGGAAACGCCATATTCTTCCCGAAGTGCCATCAAACCAGGCATTTCGGCTTCTGCCAGACGGATTTCTTTCCTGCCCCAATCGGCCAGTGAAATGTCTTTTACTTTGTAATTAAGACTTGTTTCAATCATTTTATGATAATATTGATTTATAAATCGATGCAAAAGTAGCGCATAACTTTTTGTAAGCCAAACGGAAGAAGTTTTTAAGGAGTGACTACTTCCATAAGAACTCTATCTCTTTTAAGTCGTACTCCCTTACGTTCCCGCCTCGCTCGACCTTAAGTTTTCCAAGTTCAGAAACGCCAAGAATTTCGCCCTCAAACGTCCCCTCTTTTTCACGGTATGACCGCCGCTCACCCCATCCAATCATGGACTTCAAATAGTCTGCCTTCAGTTTTTCAGAGGCGCCACCTTTGAGCTGAAGATATATAGACTCAATATTCCGGGACAGCTTCTCCAGCACAAGCTCCTTGTCCAGGTCGTTTCCCACTTCAAGCGCCATTGAGGTTGCTTTCTCTGAGGTAAATACCAGTTGATTCACATTTAAGCCTACTCCCACAACTGAAGTTTCGATCATGCTTCCTTTCAGCGTGCTTTCAATCAGGATGCCGGTAATTTTCTTGTTGCCTGCATATATATCATTAGGCCATTTGACTTTTACATTCTCAAGCCCAAATTCGCTTAGCGTCTTTTTAACTGCGATTGATACAATGATGTTTAAAAAAAACTGCTGTGAAGGCTTTAAGAAAGTGGGCTTCAGCACCACCGACATCATGATGTTTTTACCTGGCTCCGACTCCCAGGAGTTGCCTCTTTGGCCCCGGCCTGCCAATTGCTCGTCGGCTATCACAACTGCACCTTCGTTGACATGCTCTATTTCGGCCAATTGTGTAGCTATCGAGTTGGTTGAGTGACATTTTGGCAGGTAAACCACCTTTTTGCCGATAAAGAGATTTTTGGAGAAAATTTTGTGCAATCTTTTTTCGTAGTTTTGTAGACAAAGTAAAATGTTTTGAATGACAGTAAAAAAGGGCAAAATGCCAGTTGAACCTAAAACGGTTGAACTCAATGATTTGGTGGTGCAGGGAATGGCAGAAAAGAAAGCCCACGACATAGTAGTTTTGGATCTGAGAAATGTGAAAAATGCTGTAGCTGATTATTTCATTATCTGTTCTGGCAACTCGGACACTCAAATAGATGCCATTTGTGATTCTGTAGAAGAATTCGTTTTTAAAGCTTCAAAACAGTCCCCCTGGAAAAAAGAAGGCAAGCAAAACAAAGAGTGGATCCTTTTGGATTACATAGATGTGGTAGCTCACATATTCAAAAAAGATAAGCGTGATTTCTATTCGCTGGAAGAGCTTTGGGGAGATGCAGTGATCACTCCGGTGGAAAGCTCATCCATTTAAGGAACATTAGCGATAGAAAAGCGTTTTATCAATCTGTACAATAGATTTAGATTTAGAAAGATTAAAGAATGGCAAATCAAGATAGACCGAGGAAAAACCTAATTCCAAAGCCTCCGCAGAGACCCAATTATCAAATTTGGGTGATTCTAACGCTTCTGGCGGTAGTGCTGGGAATTACTTATTTCAACAACAGCTCTTCATCAGTAACTATTTCGCAAAAAAGGTTCGAGCAAATGCTGCTCAGCAATGATGTGAAAGGGGTGGTGCTTTTAAGAACGCAAAACCTTGTTGAAGTAACATTAAAAGAAGAAGCACTCAATAACAGTAAGTACAAAGTAGAGTTGGAGCAGAGAAATCCTTTCTCACTCAGCCAGGGGCCACATTACAAATTCAAGATCATTTCGGCCGACAACTTCGATGAGAAGTTTAGGGAGATTGAGAAAGGCTTGCCTGACAACCAGAGAATTGAGTACAAAATCGAGGAAGGATCTGACATCACCAACATTTTCTTTAATTGGGGTTTCTTGTTCCTGATCCTGTTCGGTTTCTGGTTCTTGATGCGCCGGATGACCGGTGGCGGCGGACCTGGCGGACAGATATTCAATATTGGAAAATCAAGAGCAGCATTGTTTGATGCAGAAAACAAGGTAAAGATCACATTCGTGGATGTGGCAGGACTTGACGAGGCCAAAGAAGAGGTAAAAGAAATTGTAGACTTTCTTAAGAATCCAGCCAAGTTTACTAAGCTGGGTGGTAAAATACCAAAGGGAGCTTTGCTTGTAGGCCCTCCCGGCACTGGTAAAACACTTTTG contains:
- a CDS encoding T9SS type A sorting domain-containing protein; protein product: MKKLLLISIALCLSTTIRAQIAEPDNSYITGTGFDNTVYASGLQADGKLIVGGYFTSYNGTTVNRIARLGTDGVIDPDFTANIGTGLNAGVLAIAIQSDDKILIGGLFSSFDGTTRYSIARLNADGTLDGTFNSTGTGLNGTVASIAVVASNGSIIVGGDFSSYNGTSRKSIARLNADGTLDETFDPGTGFNSYVRSIAIQSDEKIIAGGGFTSYNGTSTSNFVRLNTSGALDGTFSAAGSVTQIYAVAVQADGKILAAGNSGGFGFLTRVGSSGAVDGTFTPPLFNSLVKSLAIQPDGKILAGGYFTNGLIRLSASGVTDVFTGGNGFEGGSYEINTITVQSDGKVISGGAFVSYYGVAKKNIARLRTCTTVSITTPPASKAICEGDNASFNVIAPGTGLTFQWQVNTNNGIGIYSNVTDDGVYSGAATATLAITGATAGMSSYLYRCIVQDASCLTTSALASLTVNALQVITADPLNSSVCEGTNTTFSATVTGGFGEYQWQENQGSGFANLSNGGIYSGVTGTTLTLTGVTASMNGFQYRLVASLCSPPVSSASATLTVNLNPVITQQPASVYQCFGNGNLEFTVEALGEGLSYQWQGYVGSPIYADLSDGANAGSANIASGTYSGVHTTSLSIADAPANFPDSYIYKVKVKTASNCAIYSAVASARVYNEVSFTSQPSDVSLCASLSGETVFNITTGFGSAPVPYQWQMNNGSGFVNLEDSSPYSGVLTRTLHIANSGITADMSGYKFRCLVGDCQTEHASFEAELIVDSRPSVISQSDNVTVCQNETAKFSVEASGPGVLYRWQQDTGLGFVNIEDDDTFFGSQSNELSISNAGGSFNSRNYRCVLSTEKGLCSEVNVAPRKLSVVLLPNITSQPVGKTVCEGASTTLSFSVENTSTTYQWQADVAGDGNFVDLTTNETYLATNSRQLTIQNIPAALNGNKFRCRIGTCTPESFTDVVTLKVNALPSIITSAVAQTICQGGTVAFAVEAGGSELNYQWTVNGSALSDGGMYSGTKTSTLTLTNVTSAVNEAAFVCSVSNSCASPLFSNEAHLTVQPASVAIIRHPSTAQVCSGEEATFSIDAGTNTVVYQWQESNGTDFHDLTEDGNYSGVNTANLSISNISSSQSSQKYRCVVSTSCQSGTSNQAISESAELVVTNPIVISSHPINVSECGGTDVVFFVEVSSGDGLTYQWQEDSGEGFTDLTTTGIYSNVNTASLTLSGVTSLLDGRSYRCVLGGGCQGTISNPAQLQITSPPKPEITINASNPEAIILQTEGGDSYEWFKNGVTITGATSADHIVTVDGSYTVRITKNGCLSEMSEPKQVVITSVEGSWGTSGVKLYPNPVFNTLAIQFDRFDSNQPVSISVIDMTGRIIKSYITKGQATITMEVDTLHEGKYFAVVKQHNTTTVVRFIKLNQ
- the nadD gene encoding nicotinate (nicotinamide) nucleotide adenylyltransferase, giving the protein MDIGLYFGSFNPIHVGHLIIANTMLENTEIEEVWFVVSPQNPLKKRSNLEHEFDRFDLVQAAIHDNYHFKATDVEFHMPKPSYTVDTLAYLTDKLPQHKFKLIIGEDNLASFPKWKNFNVILENHGLLVYPRPQSNPSGLKDHPNVKIVDAPLLDISATFIRKQIKMGKSVKYLIPDSVNEMIERKKLYL
- the gmk gene encoding guanylate kinase, translating into MRKAIIFTAPSGSGKTTLVKHLLDHIPSLAFSISATTRKPRNQEVNGKDYYFLSFSDFQSKIERDEFIEWEEVYNGSFYGTLKEEIDRIWALGKDVIFDVEVHGALNLKKYFEDDALAVFVKVPDLSTLQERLQKRDTETVDTLEKRLQKAKYEMTFEKRLDVTVLNDDLQKAKDMSLQIVKDFLA
- a CDS encoding zf-HC2 domain-containing protein; its protein translation is MEQSSAKEGCKESVKCIEILHLLLDNEASPTQEDYLRSHLDSCLPCLKNYKVEAEIRNILRTKLEKREVPADLLNAIKSKISVSLAPEG
- a CDS encoding sigma-70 family RNA polymerase sigma factor encodes the protein MEGPKRHSYSDSKKMKIFNGEFLPHIDSMYNFAYRLTFDDDEAKDLVQETYFKAFRFIDSFQEGTNAKAWLFRILKNSFINDFRKKSKEPAKVDYQEVETYYNSDDVDEHITVDLRVDALQNMIGDEVSNALNALDVDFRTVIILCDLEGFTYEEMAKILDIPIGTVRSRLHRARNLLKEKLKSYAQTMGYK
- the ahcY gene encoding adenosylhomocysteinase, whose translation is MIETSLNYKVKDISLADWGRKEIRLAEAEMPGLMALREEYGVSKPLKGARIAGCLHMTIQTAVLIETLVELGADVTWSSCNIFSTQDHAAAAIAAAGVPVFAWKGMNAEEFDWCIEQTLFFGEDRKPLNMILDDGGDLTNMVLDKYPEMVPGIKGLSEETTTGVHRLYERMKKGTLPMPAINVNDSVTKSKFDNKYGCRESLVDAIRRATDVMMAGKVAVVAGFGDVGKGSAESLKSCGVRVIVSEIDPICALQAAMEGYEVKKMATAVKEADIIVTATGNKDIIKEEHFRSMKDKAIVCNIGHFDNEIDMAWLNSNYGQTKVVIKPQVDLYNIEGSEILVLAEGRLVNLGCATGHPSFVMSNSFTNQVLAQLELWTNTDKYENAVYTLPKHLDEKVARLHLAKIGCELDTLSPDQAEYIGVSLEGPYKPDYYRY
- a CDS encoding biotin--[acetyl-CoA-carboxylase] ligase, coding for MHKIFSKNLFIGKKVVYLPKCHSTNSIATQLAEIEHVNEGAVVIADEQLAGRGQRGNSWESEPGKNIMMSVVLKPTFLKPSQQFFLNIIVSIAVKKTLSEFGLENVKVKWPNDIYAGNKKITGILIESTLKGSMIETSVVGVGLNVNQLVFTSEKATSMALEVGNDLDKELVLEKLSRNIESIYLQLKGGASEKLKADYLKSMIGWGERRSYREKEGTFEGEILGVSELGKLKVERGGNVREYDLKEIEFLWK
- the rsfS gene encoding ribosome silencing factor; the protein is MTVKKGKMPVEPKTVELNDLVVQGMAEKKAHDIVVLDLRNVKNAVADYFIICSGNSDTQIDAICDSVEEFVFKASKQSPWKKEGKQNKEWILLDYIDVVAHIFKKDKRDFYSLEELWGDAVITPVESSSI